The region attgtcccatggggggctcacagtcttcatccccattttacagatgaggtaactgaggcccagagaagtgaagtgacttgcccaaagtcacacagccgaccagtggcggagctgggatttgaacccatgacctctgactccaaagcccgggctctttccattgagccacgctgcttcccaacctgatcagcttgtaacctccccagcacttagggcagtgctttgcacatagtaagcgcttaataaatgccatcatcagcatcatcttcaatcatatttattgagtgcttactgtgtgcagagcactgtactaagcgcttgggaagtacaaattgtcaacatatagagacagtccctgcccaacagtgggctcacagtctaaaagggggagccatcattattattattattattactactttgggcaagtcacttgtcatcCACCCTAGCCACATACTCCATCTGAAGCGGAATTGCCTGCACTTTCCCTAAAGGCTtattagcataaccgactccattgtatgcagggTTTAACAACaggatgttcattcaatcgtatttattgagcgcttaccgtgtgcagagcactgtactaagcgcttgggaagtacaaattggcaacagatggagacgatccctactggGAATGAGCTCCGGCTGGGGAAGATCCTGGAATCAAGGAGGGCTGACACTAATCAAAGCGGCCACACCTTGTCTGCGACGACCCCCAGCCTTTGTGGGCAAGATCTCCTGTTAACAGGGTGACAAAGTTTCAGGTAGGTGGGAACACTTTGTGTAGCTCCCATGGGGAAagcaaataaaagggaagaaggggCTAGGACAGGGTCTGTTCGTCACTCTCGgtgagcagtcagctttcctTCCTATCCGATCCGGCGGGAAAGGCCCAGCCAAGGTCAAGGCCAAGGGCAGGGCCCAGGACAGGACAGGGCCGCCATGTCGGGCTTCATGCCCGAGCTCATCGACTACCTGGAGGGGAAGGTTTCCTTCGAAGAGTTCGAGCGGCGCAGGGAGGAATGCCAGACGCATCCCGGAAAAGCCGTGCaggagaggggaagtgaggggaCCCCCGCTTCCGCCCAGCCGGAGACCCcgtcttcctcctcgtcctccaaACCCCGCAGCCCGGAGAGCGGGGAAGGAGAGTCGGCTGACGGCGTCAGCAAGTCTGTGTGGCGGGCCTTCGCCTCCATGATCGGAGAGagcgaggagaaggaggaggaggaggaggaggaggaggaagaggaggccgccCAGCAGCCGACGGCGGGAGACGTGTTCGCGCTGGAGATGACGCTAAATCGGGAGACCCAGAAGATGATGAAGGAGAAGAGGCCCCGGAGCAAGCTCCCGCGGGCGCTACGCGGCCTCATGGGCGAGGCCAACGTCCGCTTCGCGCGCGGGGAGCGTGAGGAGGCCATCGCCATGTGCATGGAGATCGTCAGACGGGCGCCGCTGGCTCACGAGCCGTTCTCCACCCTGGCCGTGATCTACGAGGACCAGGGGGACGTGGAGAAGTCGCTGCAGTTGGAGCTGATCGCCGCCCACCTGAACCCCAGCGACACGGAGGCGTGGGTCCGCCTGGCCGAGACATCCCTGGAGCAGGACAACGTCAAGCAGGCCGTCTCCTGCTACACCAAAGCGCTGAAGTACGACGCGGCCAACGTGCGCTACCTGTGGGAGCGGGCCAGTCTGTACGAGCGGATGGGCGAGCGCAAGCTGGCCGCGGATGGCTACCGGCGAGTCCTGGCCCTCCTGTCCCCGCTGGACGGCGAGCGCTTCGTGCGGCTGGCCAGGGACGTGGCCAAGAGCTACTACGAAGCCAACGACGTGGCGTCGGCCGTCGGCATCGTCGAGGAGGCGTTCTCCAAGCACCACGGCCTCGTCTCCGTGGAGGACGTCAACGTCGCGGCCGAGCTCTACGCGGCCAGCAAGCAGTTCGGCAAGGCGCTGGAGGTCATCACCGGGTTCCCCGGCATCGTCCTGGAGAAGGGCGCGGGCGGAGAGGGGGTGACGTGCACCGTCCCGGAAGGAGTCCCCGTCGACATCGCCGCGAAGCTGACGGTCTGCCTGATCCATCTCAACGCGCCGGGACCGCTCAACCCCCTCCTGACCGGCCTGGTGGAGCAGGACCCCGAGGACGTGGGAGACCTTTACCTGGACGTGgcggaggccttcctggacatGGGCGAGTACGGCGGGGCCCTGCCGCTCCTCAGCGCGCTGGTCTGCTCCGAGCGCTACAGCCAGGCCGTCGTCTGGCTGCGCCACGCCGAGTGTCTGAAGGCGCTGGGGCACGTGGAGTGCGCCGCCCGGAGTTATGCCAAGGTGGTAGGCCTCGCCCCGCTTCACCTGGACGCCCGCATCACCCTGTCCACGCTCCAGCAGCGGCTCGGACGACCCGACGAGGCGCTGGAGGCCCTGGAGCCCGCGCGCGGCCCGGACGCCCCGGCCCGGGACGCCAACGCCGTCCGGCAGGAGCTGAAGTTGCTGCCGCACCGCTccaccctgctcccctcccaAGGCAAGGTGAGCGGCCACGTGGACGCCCTGCTGACCATGCTCGCCATGCTTCTAAAGGCGGCGATGAACAGGGCCCGGGTTGGCCTGATCTCCAGCTGCAGGTCGGGGGAGAGGCACCTCTACCTCGTCAAGGTGCCGCGGGACGGGGTCTCGGCCGACGGCGACGGGGAGACGGCCAGCTGCGACGTCGGGGCCACCCTGGCGGGGCTGGGCGGCGCGCTGACCGAGGAGGACTGGTGGGACGTGGCGCTGAGGGCGGTGGACGCCCTGGGCGCGCTGGCCCGCTACCGGGAGGCCGAGCTGCTGGTGGACTCGGCGCTGGAATGCTACTTCTTCTACGGAGACCGGCGGAAGCGCAGGGAGCTGGAACACCCGGGCCTGTCCGCCGCCGTCCTGGGcggcgacttccccaaggcctaCGACTACGTCCGGCTAATGGTCATGGAGGACGCGAACCGGCCGCAGCTGTGGAACATCTTCAACCAGGTGACCGCGCGCTCGCGGGAAGCGCGCCACCGTCGCTTCTGCCTCCGCCTGATGCTCAGGCACCCCGACAGCCACGTGCTCCGCGTCCTCAACGGCCACAACGCCTTCGTGGGAGGAAGCTACAGGCACGCGCTCTGGCCGGTACGTGCGGGCCTTCCGCGCCCACCCGGGCGACCCGCTCTTCAGCCTGTGCATCGGCCTGACCTTCGTGCACATGGCCTGCCAGAGGCACGTGCTGAAGAGGCACGCGCTCGTCGTGCGGGGCTTCTCCTTCCTCCACCGCTACCTCAGCCTGCGCGGGCCCTGCCAGGAGGCCTTCTACAACCTGGGCCGCGCCCTCCACCAGCTGGGCCTGGGCCACGCCGCCGTCCACTACTACCGCAAGACCCTCGACCTGCCGCCCCTCGTCGCCCCGGGCATGGATGCCGACCAGCTGGACCCGCGCCGAGACGTGGCGTACAACCTCGCCCTCATCTACCAGGACAGCGGGAACCTGGGCATGGCCCGCCGGCTCCTCCGCACCTGGGGCTCCGTGTGACGGGCTGGCGGGGCCGCGTCTCTCCCGTTGGAATAAACAGCTCGGCCGACGGCGGTTCCGGCGGATCGCAACGCCCCCcctctcaagataataataataatataataatggcatctgttaagcgcttattatgtgcaaagcactgttctaagcgctgcagaggatacaaggtgatcaggttgtcccatgtggggctcacagtcttaatccccgttttacagatgaggtgactgaggcccagagaataataataatgatgatggcggggctgggatttgaacccgtgacctctgactccaaagcccgggctgtttccactgagccatgctgattctctatctGAGATCCTCCCAAGGTCTCCGGGCGTGGGTGACCCCCAATTCCTCCGGGAGAGTCGGGGCCGCCCTCGGAGCCCGGGCGTGCCAGCTGGCCAGCCGTCCCAGCTCCGTGTGCCAGGCCTCTTCCGGGAAGAAGGCCGGCCATCCGATCCCGGGGTCGGGGGACGGACGAATCCGGGAATGTGCGGGTGCCACCGTCCCCAGGGGGCATCTCACCCTTGCccctgcgtggctcaatggaaagagcccaggcttcggagtcagaggtcatgggttcaaatcccggctctgccaactgtcggctgtgtgacacttcgcttctctgggcctcagtgacctcatctggaaaatggggatgaaaaccgtgagcccccccggtggacaacctgatcaccttgtaacctccccagtgcttggcatatagtaagcatatagtaacaaataccatcattattattaatacctctactgctctatctgaactcgtgtctctgagtcatttttcctacctgcgtcaccaccttgggttctcgaaccttGTGGCccatttacaccggttaacttattttgccccctactCGTCGATAaagcatttaatttctctgtgcctcagttacctcatctgtaaaatggggattaagacggtgagccccacatgggacagcctgattactttgtatcctgaatagtgcttggcacataagtgcttaacaaataccaaaattattatgttttcaacttgtacttctcaagcgcttagtccagtgctctgcacacagtaagcgctcaatacgattgaatgaatgcatggataataataataatgatggtatttgttaagcgcttactatgtgcaaagtgctggggggatacaaggtgatcaatctacactcactcccttggtgacctcattcgctcccacggcttcaactatcatctctacgctgatgacacccagatctacatttctgcccctgctctctccccctccctccagactcgcatctcctcctgccttcaggacatctacatctggatgtccgcccgccacctaaagctcaacatgtccaagactgagctccttgtcttccctcccaaaccctgccctctccctgactttcccatctctgttgacggcactaccatccttcccgtctcacaagcccgcaaccttggtgtcatcctcgactccgctctctcattcacccctcacatccaagccgtcaccaaaacctgccggtctcagctccgcaacattgccaagctccgccctttcctctccatcccaaccgctaccctgctcattcaagctctcatcctatcccgtctggactactgcaccagccttctctctgatctctgatctcccatcctcgtgtctctcttcacttcaatacatacttcacactgctgcccggatcgtctttgtccagaaacgctctgggcatattactcccctcctcaaaaatctccagtggctaccaatcaatctgcgcatcaggcagaaactcctcaccctgggcttccaggctgtccatcccctcgccccctcctacctcacctcccttctctccttctccagcccagcccgcaccctccgctcctccaccgctgatctcctcaccgtacctcgttctcgcctgccccgccgtcgacccccggcccacgtcatcccccgggcctggaatggcctccctctgcccctccgccaagctagctctcttcctcccttcaaagccctactgagagctcacctcctccaggaggccttcccagactgagccccctccttcctctccccctcgtccccctctccatccccccatcttacctccttcccttccccacagcacctgtatatatgtatgtatatggttgtacatatttattactctatttatttatttattcattttacttgtacatttctatcctattaattttattttgttggtatgtttggttctgttctctgtctccccctcttaaactgtgagcccactgttgggtagggactgtctctatgtgttgccaatttgtacttcccaagcgcttagtacagtgctctacacatagtaagtgctcaataaatacgattgattgattgattgattgatcaggttgtcccacgtggggctcacagtcttcatccccattttccagatgagggaactgaggcccagagaagtgaagtgacttgcccaaagtcacacagctgacaagtggcggagccagactgtctctattgctgaattgtactttccaagcgcttagaacagtgttctgcacacagtaagcactcaataaatacgattgaatgaatgaattagaacccatgatctctgactcccaagcccaggttctttccactgagctgcaatgcttctttgtttatatttattgagcgcttactttgtgcagagcattcattcgttcaatcgtatttatattcattcattcaatcaatcgtatttattgagcgctgtgtgcagagcactgtaccccgggcccacatccttccccttgggaagtccaagttggcaacatacagagacggtccctacccaacagcgggctcacagtctagaagggggagacagacgacagaacaaaacatattaacaaaataaaatagaataaatatgtacaaatgaaatagagtaatcaatatatacaaatatatatacatatatacaggtgctgtggggaggggaaggaggtaaggcagggggagaggaaggagggggctcagtctgggaaggcctcctggaggaggtgagctctcagtagggctttgaaaggaatttttatattgatgctactgatgcacctgtatatatgtatatatgtttgtacatatttattactctttatttagtttacttatacatatttattctatttattttatttggtttatatgtttagttttgttgtctgtctcccccttctagactgtgagcccgctgttgggtaggggccatctctagatgtcgccgactggtccttcccaagcgcttagtccagtgttctgcacacagtaagcgctcaataaatacgattaaatgaatgcctgtttgttctgatgtctgtcttcccccttctagactgtgagcccgttgtggttagggattgtctctgttgccgaattaaccgttgttgggtagggactgtctcgatttgttgccaacttgtacttcccaagcgcttaatccagtgctctgcacacagtaagcgctcaataaatacgactgaatgaatgagtgagttatacatcccaagcacttagcacagtgctctgcacacagtaagtgctcaataaatacgatcgaatatgagcccgttgttgggtagggaccgtctccatatagagaagcagcgtggcccagtgggaaagagcccgggctttggagtcagaggttatggattcaagtaccggctctgccacttgtcagctgtgtgactttgggcaagtcacttgacttctctgtgcctcagttccctcatctgtaaaatggggatgaagactgtgagcccccccgtgggacaacctgatcaccctgtattccccccagcgcttagaacagtgctttgcacatagtaagcgcttaataaatgccgttattattattattatagagaagtagcgtggctcagtggaaagagcacaggcttgagagtcagaggtcatggattctaatcccggctcggccgcttgtcaactgtgtgcagcgtggctcagtggaaagagcccgggctttggagtcagaggtcacgggttcaaatcccggctccacccctcgccagctgtgtgactttgggctagtcacttaacttctctgtgcttcagttacctcatctggaaaatggggattaagcctgggagccccccgtgggacaacctgataataataataataataataataatgatggcatttattaagcgcttactacgtgcaaagcactgttctaagcactgggcgagatacaaggtgatcagattgtcccacggggggctcacagtcttcatccccattttacagatgaggtaactgaggcccagagaataataataatgatgatggcggggccgggatttgaacccgtgacctctgactccaaagccatggctgtttccactgagtcacgctgattcTCTATCTGAGACCCTCCCAAGGTGGGCCGGGCGTGGGCGACCCCCGATTCCTCCGGGAGATTCGGGGCCGCCTAGTGCCAGCCGCCCTCGGAGCCCGGGCGTGCCAACTGGCCAGCCGACCCAGCTCCGTGTGCCAGGCCTCTTCCGGGAAGAAGGCCGGCCATCCGATCCCGGGGTCGGGGGACAGACGAATCCGGGAATGTGCGGGTGCCACCGTCCCCGGGGGGCATCTCACCCTTGCCcctgtgtggctcaatggaaagagcccaggcttcggagtcagaggtcacgggttcaaatcccggctctgccaactgtcggctgtgtgacacttcgcttctctgggcctcagtgacctcatctggaaaatggggatgaaaaccgtgagcccccccggtggacaacctgatcaccttgtaacctccccagtgcttggcatatagtaagcatatagtaacaaataccatcattattattaatacctctactgctctatctgaactcgtgtctctgagtcatttttcctatctgcgtcaccaccttgggttctcgaa is a window of Tachyglossus aculeatus isolate mTacAcu1 chromosome 1, mTacAcu1.pri, whole genome shotgun sequence DNA encoding:
- the LOC119930393 gene encoding LOW QUALITY PROTEIN: general transcription factor 3C polypeptide 3-like (The sequence of the model RefSeq protein was modified relative to this genomic sequence to represent the inferred CDS: deleted 1 base in 1 codon) translates to MSGFMPELIDYLEGKVSFEEFERRREECQTHPGKAVQERGSEGTPASAQPETPSSSSSSKPRSPESGEGESADGVSKSVWRAFASMIGESEEKEEEEEEEEEEEAAQQPTAGDVFALEMTLNRETQKMMKEKRPRSKLPRALRGLMGEANVRFARGEREEAIAMCMEIVRRAPLAHEPFSTLAVIYEDQGDVEKSLQLELIAAHLNPSDTEAWVRLAETSLEQDNVKQAVSCYTKALKYDAANVRYLWERASLYERMGERKLAADGYRRVLALLSPLDGERFVRLARDVAKSYYEANDVASAVGIVEEAFSKHHGLVSVEDVNVAAELYAASKQFGKALEVITGFPGIVLEKGAGGEGVTCTVPEGVPVDIAAKLTVCLIHLNAPGPLNPLLTGLVEQDPEDVGDLYLDVAEAFLDMGEYGGALPLLSALVCSERYSQAVVWLRHAECLKALGHVECAARSYAKVVGLAPLHLDARITLSTLQQRLGRPDEALEALEPARGPDAPARDANAVRQELKLLPHRSTLLPSQGKVSGHVDALLTMLAMLLKAAMNRARVGLISSCRSGERHLYLVKVPRDGVSADGDGETASCDVGATLAGLGGALTEEDWWDVALRAVDALGALARYREAELLVDSALECYFFYGDRRKRRELEHPGLSAAVLGGDFPKAYDYVRLMVMEDANRPQLWNIFNQVTARSREARHRRFCLRLMLRHPDSHVLRVLNGHNAFVGGSYRHALGRYVRAFRAHPGDPLFSLCIGLTFVHMACQRHVLKRHALVVRGFSFLHRYLSLRGPCQEAFYNLGRALHQLGLGHAAVHYYRKTLDLPPLVAPGMDADQLDPRRDVAYNLALIYQDSGNLGMARRLLRTWGSV